The Thermodesulfovibrio thiophilus DSM 17215 genome contains a region encoding:
- the gap gene encoding type I glyceraldehyde-3-phosphate dehydrogenase encodes MSIRIAINGFGRIGRLFYRSCYGYPDIEIVAINDLTDAHTLAHLLKYDSVHGTFQSSVKVQGNNIFVDGKEIQVFTETSPERLPWADLKIDAVVESTGKFTDRAGASRHIQAGAKWVIITAPAKEEDITIVMGVNHHLLDPSIHKIISNASCTTNCLAPVVKILHENFGIERGFATTVHSYTNDQRILDLPHKDLRRARAAAVSMIPTTTGAAKAVGKVLPELKGKLDGLAVRVPTPNVSMVDFVTQLSKVATEVDINEAFKKASNESLKGILHYVEEPLVSIDFNDSSYSSIVDSLLTKVIEGKLAKVISWYDNEYGYSCRVRDLVVYLMKKI; translated from the coding sequence ATGTCAATTAGAATTGCTATTAATGGATTTGGTAGAATTGGAAGACTCTTTTACCGGTCATGCTACGGTTATCCAGATATTGAAATTGTTGCAATTAATGACCTTACAGATGCTCATACTCTTGCACACCTACTTAAATATGATTCTGTTCATGGAACATTTCAATCTTCTGTAAAAGTTCAGGGAAATAATATCTTTGTGGACGGCAAAGAAATTCAGGTGTTTACTGAAACGTCTCCTGAAAGACTTCCATGGGCGGATTTGAAGATTGACGCGGTAGTTGAATCAACTGGTAAATTTACAGACAGGGCTGGAGCATCCAGACATATTCAGGCTGGAGCAAAATGGGTGATCATTACAGCACCGGCTAAAGAGGAAGATATAACTATTGTTATGGGCGTTAACCATCACTTACTTGATCCGTCAATTCATAAAATTATCTCCAATGCTTCATGTACCACAAACTGTCTTGCTCCTGTTGTTAAAATTCTTCATGAAAATTTCGGGATTGAAAGAGGATTTGCAACAACCGTTCATTCTTATACAAATGACCAGAGAATTCTTGATTTACCTCATAAAGATTTAAGACGTGCAAGAGCAGCTGCTGTATCAATGATTCCCACAACAACAGGTGCTGCCAAAGCTGTAGGCAAAGTGCTTCCAGAACTTAAAGGAAAACTTGACGGACTTGCAGTACGAGTTCCAACTCCCAATGTATCAATGGTTGACTTTGTAACTCAACTTAGTAAAGTTGCGACAGAAGTTGATATTAATGAAGCATTTAAAAAGGCTTCTAACGAATCTCTTAAAGGGATTTTACATTATGTTGAAGAACCTCTCGTCTCAATTGATTTTAATGATTCTTCTTACTCCTCTATTGTTGATTCTCTTCTTACAAAAGTCATAGAAGGTAAACTTGCCAAAGTAATATCATGGTATGACAATGAATATGGTTACAGTTGCAGGGTAAGAGACCTTGTTGTTTATTTAATGAAAAAAATTTAG
- a CDS encoding DUF1015 domain-containing protein, giving the protein MSYNEAKCYHRTYMTVIQPFKGILYNPEKVCGDDVMCPPYDIISDEIQEFLYNKSPYNIIRIDHGKHSSEIDKYVLAKKYLNKWIEEGVLLQEKEPCFYGYEVQYSYKNKNRILKGIIGTVRLEEFGKGIYPHEQTYSKPKTDRLNLMKACMANTSLIFSLYRSKERTTSQIVENLKNPYIQARDLNGNIHKLYKITQPSQINLIIEEFKHKPIFIADGHHRYEVALEFKKQMDKVYPGHKEAAWNYVLMFLTNIEDNGYLILPTHRLLSTPLSVKKLLGKQNKLFHLSEFSKDNDIQEAIEKAGPKNIGAYLKEDNKFYILTYNGPDLDYLPEPLRSIDINILEEVILKLFPQKEVCYEINIEKAIKMVKENKCDAIFILRATRVEEIERVALAGLRMPPKSTYFYPKLLTGMVINSFQEKI; this is encoded by the coding sequence TTGAGCTATAATGAAGCTAAATGTTATCATAGAACTTATATGACTGTTATTCAACCTTTTAAAGGAATCCTCTATAATCCTGAAAAAGTATGCGGAGATGATGTAATGTGCCCGCCTTATGACATTATCTCTGATGAGATTCAAGAGTTTCTTTATAATAAAAGTCCTTATAATATAATAAGGATTGACCACGGCAAACACTCTTCTGAAATAGATAAATATGTTCTGGCAAAAAAATATTTAAATAAATGGATTGAAGAGGGTGTTCTCTTACAAGAAAAAGAACCATGTTTTTATGGCTACGAAGTTCAATACTCATATAAAAATAAAAATCGAATACTAAAAGGAATAATAGGCACTGTAAGGCTAGAAGAATTCGGCAAAGGAATCTATCCTCATGAACAGACTTATTCAAAACCCAAAACAGATAGGTTAAATCTCATGAAAGCCTGTATGGCTAATACGTCTTTAATATTTTCATTATATCGTTCAAAAGAAAGAACAACGTCTCAAATAGTTGAAAATCTAAAAAATCCCTATATTCAAGCAAGAGATTTAAACGGAAACATTCACAAACTTTATAAAATTACACAACCTTCTCAAATCAATTTAATTATCGAAGAATTCAAGCATAAACCTATATTTATTGCTGATGGTCATCATAGATATGAAGTTGCTTTAGAGTTTAAGAAACAAATGGATAAAGTTTATCCCGGTCATAAAGAAGCAGCATGGAATTATGTACTCATGTTTCTTACAAATATTGAAGACAACGGCTATCTTATTCTGCCAACTCACAGACTGCTAAGTACTCCTTTATCAGTTAAAAAGCTGCTGGGAAAACAAAATAAGCTTTTTCATTTATCTGAATTTAGCAAAGATAATGATATACAGGAAGCAATTGAAAAAGCAGGGCCCAAAAACATTGGAGCATATTTAAAAGAAGATAATAAATTTTATATTCTTACCTATAACGGTCCGGATCTTGATTATTTACCTGAACCGTTACGTTCTATTGATATCAATATTCTTGAAGAGGTGATTTTAAAGCTTTTTCCACAGAAAGAAGTCTGTTATGAAATAAATATTGAAAAAGCCATAAAAATGGTTAAAGAAAACAAATGTGATGCAATTTTTATACTGCGAGCCACAAGGGTGGAAGAAATAGAAAGAGTTGCATTAGCTGGGCTAAGGATGCCGCCTAAATCGACATATTTCTATCCTAAACTTCTTACCGGAATGGTTATAAATAGCTTTCAAGAAAAAATTTAA